The Populus nigra chromosome 4, ddPopNigr1.1, whole genome shotgun sequence genome contains the following window.
AAGTAGAAAACCATCTATCACACCTTAGCCCAAAGTGCCATCTCCACAACATCTATGCCAACAACTTTTGGAAGACGGCCAAGGACATCTTTGCAGATGTTTAAGATGCAAAATAAAAGGCGGTTCCTTCggaccaaaaaagaaaaggaaatgtgcTAGCTAGTTAGAAAAATAAGTTCGAAAAAAATCAGTATTAATCTTGAATTGTTTAATCATTCCTCattaagtgtaaaaaaaaaaagagcagaagATGAAGTGGGTGGTGAAACAACATTGCTTACCTATCATCAATATTGCGCATAGTCCATTGCGGTGGAGTAACACTCTGGCTTCTAAGGTTATCAAATCCCTGTAAGAAGTTCAGTCAGAAAAGGAAACTAAAAAAGTTTCTCATTATCTCCAGAAGTGCTTCTTTAATCCAGATAGTGGGTAAACAAGAGGCACTGATGCAATAAATGCTGAAGCATACCAGGGTAAACGAGCATCCACTGGGATCATTAGCTATAACCTCCACTTTGGAAAGATGCTTGAGTTTGTATAACTTTGCTGGCTGCATAATCAAGTGAATACACGAGCTTAAGACATGCATTTAAGCTTGTGAATTAAATCAGTAAAGATGTCATCACATACAACATTTCTATGTGAgaagttaaattaatttctgATCCAAAACCAAATAGGGTTCACAAATTTATATCACCTCAACCCAACAGCATAAGAAAGTAAAacagacattaaaaaaaaagtgaatattatCTCAAGTACTCCTCCAGTTGAATATTTTAGCACTCGAAGAAAGGCTTTCGTCCTCTGACCCTTAGATTTTGCTGCAAAAAAAAACAGTCGCTTTCAATTCCATAACAgctaaatgaaattaaaatgagagaAAGAGGGGATTGGCTTTGGCTTACTGGAGAGAGCAAGAACCCTAGGTTTGGCCATGTGACGTCCTAATTTCCCAGATTTGCCCCAGATCCCATGGCTCTTGGCAACACGGATCGACAATACGATCTTCTGTTTTGTGCCTTCAATTGCTGCCTCGCAGGCTCTCCTTAGCTCCTCGTCATCGGCGCTCGATTTCGCCATTTCTCCCCTCCCCTCTTCTCGTTGATTTTACTTTCTTTCACTTGCTTAGCTCGCTACCCAGAGATTTTCCCAgtgattaattattgttttgtttttaataataataataagaattaattgtttgtttgttcttCACACTCTAGGCATGGTACTCCAGTTCTGTTCTCGCCTCCCATCACCAAGTCCCTTTGGGTTGGGCTTAGGTCCGAtgtttgggggggggggggcggcgCTGTGATGGATAGTGGACGTTCGTCAACAGACAACTCTTACTAATATTTACTAGTTCCGATCAACAGTCGATGTTAGATGAGCATTCCATTCATCTATTCTGTTTGCAAATGTGACTGAAAATGGTCAATTGGTTATTATTTCTCCAATGCCTATGGAATTGCATCTTGTCtaccaagcaaaaaaaaaaaaaagcgtttACATTTGACTTGTTAGAATACCATTCTAACGATTCTGCCTCATCCTGGAATATTTGAATGAGATCGATCTGGAAACCTAAGCTGAAGCTGAAGCTTCACATGGTATGTTCCACCGACGTCAGTGGGCTGTGGATCCGTCTGTGCAAAAACAGCGAGACCTCGAGCAAATGCGAATGACCCAGTTCCACCAACCACCGTGAGTTCTTCTCTGTCTTTATGCTCTACATGCTTGGCCTGCACACTGAGGCTGCCTGAGTAATCAGGTGTATCAAATGTGAGGTAGATAATATTGAAACCTGAATACGCAAAATGTTCTATTGGAATTATGAAGCCTTGAGCTTTTCCTATGACCCGTGAAGTGTTTTCGAGCCCTTCTGTGAGCTTACGATGAAAGATGAATGCTCCAGCTTCGGATCTTACCGCTGGCTGAACATCAGAACTCGAGATTTGAGGTTGCTGGATGTACAATGACAGGGCCAGCCAAGGCCTAGGCCTAGGCCTTGTCGAGTTATCAGATTGATTTTTATCATGAGGGACTGGTGAGATCAAAGCCAGGAGAAGGACTGTCAGTAATGCTAAAGAAACTGCAGTGCAGAGTATGATCCGACACCGCATCATGCACGCAACCTTCTTGGCTCTTTGAAATATGTTAGCCTTGAATGTGCTCTTAAGAGGACCTGTCTGAAGCATGCCTTGATTTGGAAGATGCAGCTCCTTATCACAGATTTTGTAGCCACCTAATCCACATCTTCAGACCCGTTCCTAATCCAACATGCCATGAATGTCGAGAGTACCAACTCCATTTGCGAGCTAACCGATacctttaaatataattaaagagcTAACATATTTCTGCTGGCTACGTTTTGATGAAGATTGTAAATTTTAATCTCCTAGCTTTTACCAGCTCTGTGTACACAATCGAGTATATTCACTCTGGAGTTGAAGAAATGCGCAATGAAAGAAGGAATGGTATTGCCATATGGATAAAGAACGAGTACCCAAATTGTACACAACGCATGTTATTATCTTATCTAAAGGTTCGAATCTTGTGTATGAAAAGaaattcttataaataaaattaattaatcacacTAAACTATGGTTAAATCAATGTAGTCACAACAATgaaacatattcattgattttgcatagtttttttttattattattcttcatcgattcaatctttttttaaaaaaaaaatttatttttaattttatccttaatatttaagttattttaaaaattatattttatgatttttttattttattttgttaggttAAATATTGATctcatgaatttagttttttttttttttgcatttccaacctttatattagatttattggaAGTGAGGTTCATATTTCTTCTcgattattttctataaatttatcttatctcgatctcataatCTAAATCAAgagtttaataagttaactCGGGATAGACTTGTCTTTTTTTGTAcactttttttaagaatttatctcgatctcataatCGAACCTTCAacattcatcttttaatattgggttgattagaaattaggattcgtaattgtttttcaaatttatttaaatggCATTATCCTAATCTCGTGAatcatttcttaatttaatattttttaacttgaattgcataattgtttttaatttgttttctatgaagttttttaatttcatgactcggttttttttttaattttattccccaataattttttatatgtataattattttattgtcatGATTCAAATAACAGGTTTATAATTAAGATCACGGGTTTAACATATTAATtcagattaaattgaaattaacttgaattgaaATTAAGGTAGAATGTGGgcaatagctaaaaaaaaaataaaatagaaagaaacaaagtagaaaaatgatgaagaatctTGAGCCGTTTAAAAAAGAATGATCaggtttgttgttatttttattgattgatgcTTTCCTAAAATGagaatttttgcttttttaatgataaattgaaaatatattaaaataaatactttaaaatttattttttaaatcaacgtatgaaaacaatcaaaattattttatctgcTTACACTTTAAATacatattcaaaattaaaaatactcatttttattaaaaaaatacaaaaaaaatgatagtactgttaagatgtttttttatttttagcatgaAGAAAATGGTACTTTAAGGAgcagagttaattttttttcaataattgttTCTAACGTGGGAAAACAATGATTGCAGACGACACTGCACCCCAGAAGAACTTCCATTGAATGGTGTGCCAAGCGATAATACTGGAAAGTCACCATTCCCGTACAGGATTCTTGCCTCGAAGAAATAGCGTCTAGGGGAAGCTGACCACGGTCAATTCCACAAGTTTTTCAGTTTTACAGGGACCTTTGAGTCATTTCCTTGAGCATCAAGTCTCCATCCCCCTGGATGCACACAAGTTacaaacaaaaagcaaaagGCTTGAAAGCAAGAAGCCAAATAACTATACAAGGCAAAATGGGTTCCCGGGGTGACCATCTGTTCGTCATTTGTGTGTGCGCCCGCACTCCTTTCCAATCATCTCCTTGACAAAACACAATTCCAGTTTCTTGAGAGTTCAAACAATTAAAGTACTGCAAACATGCACACCTGCAGCATCCAATAAGAtacaaggaaataaaaattGACCTGTGTCATAGAGCAAGCCTTCTGTCACATAATGTTTGGGAGCGAAAATAGCTAAGTAAACACAATATCTCTACCTGCCAAGTAAACGCAGCAACTgtgcaagaaaaagaagagcagAGAGAGAGGGCACTTACGAACCAACTAATCGACTTCCTTTCTCAAGATTGAATAGTAGCTAAATTAAACTGGCTAAGAACCAGAGATAAGAATTTAAAAGGCTCAACTATCACTCACTTGTATTTGGAAAATCACCATATTGCTTGAAAACAATTGGGCGAAAAGCTTATATTGTTAACAAGCACTCTGTAAGAGAGTACGAGACTCAACCACCATCTAGTGgttcttcaaaatcaaaaagTGAAGCAACATAATCCAGCTGTTAAATATCACTATAGCTAGATGCTTCATCCATGTCCATCTGTTCTAGCTAGATGCTTCATCAATGTTCATCTATTCACAAACACCAGagccaaaaaataaatgaaaaaaagaatagaataaacaaaatatcaaggaCAAATTTATTCAATGCGAAACTGACTTCCGGCGAAAAAGTTCACAACCTTGAAAGAAGatttattagaataaaaaagcAGACCCAAGCTTTTTTACCTTAGTTTGGGAAGGTTAGCATCACCAAGAGGAAAATGAACTGCAGTCAAGAAACCCAACCAAAACCTACTCGACCCTGACTAACTAGGGGCTTGAAAGGTGCCTTTTGCCAAAAAACCAGAGAACAATACGATGAATGCAGAGCACAATGTAGCATTCTGCACAAATTTGCATGCCCATAACTGCAAATGAGAACGACACTTTCATCTAATTCCAAAACCAAACAGATCTTAGAAGGCATTGAAAATTGTTCCACCATGCATCTCTATTATCTAAACTCATCTGATTAGAGTTAGACTGCTTTATACCCTTTAATCAATCCCACCAACCAAGGAACAAAACCTTCATTGAAATGCTCTCTGGCCTGCAGGATACTGCAGTTAAAGAGAGTGCAAGGCTTGATAATGGCAAAAGCTTGCTTTTTTCCTGTCTTAACAGGAAAAGGAAGCAACAAGCATCTTATACATGAAAACCCAACTTCCATAGCCTGTCGAGGTTCTTCAAGCTTATATTTTAAACTCGGAAGCTAagcaaattcaaacaaaaatttcCGGATTTAACCGTCTCTCTCGAAAACTCACCCAGCAGGGAGTTGAACTTTGGAATCGAGAATTGAATGTTTGCAACGATGCACCAAGCACTCATACGATGTTAATGCAACAAAGATAAATTATCAGTTGATAACATCATCTGAAGCCTCGCTGATTTACATAGAACCAGCTTTTACGTGTGAAGCAAGTGGAGGAAGACAAATTCAGCTTTTATGTCTCTACTAGACTTAATGAACCCAACGTAAtagggaatattttttttctaaaaagcaAGGAAAGTTTATTCTAAATTCCGATAAAATATAGTTAAGAGAATCAAGTTATTAACAAAGCAAAAGAGATGGAATAGCTATATGATGCATGCAGCGTGATCAAATGCAATTATATCATCATATGCATCTCTCCTCCTTACCCCGGGCTTGAGACCGGCTGTGAGCCATGCATAGGGCCCACAGGCGGAGTTACATGCATACAACCACACACAGAGCAGCATGCATAGAAAAGCAAACTCTAGCAAACAACCAAAGACCCATAATAAAAGAAACGAAATCAATCCAGCCCAAGTAACAATgaagcaataaaataaaaccctGCAAAGTGCCCTTGAAATAATACTGAGCTGCATAATTCTTCAAACTCTAGCTCGCCCCATAATCACACTTGGACAAATAAATGATGGCATCACCACAATCCGAACAGAACCAAAAGTCAAGCACACTGCAAACCAAGCATATGCATCAAGATTATCACACAAAACACATCATGCAGCAGCCATGGACAATCAGCAATTTTGACCCCAACAGCTTCATTTCCAACACTCACAACGCGGGAGATGCCAACAGATTCCAAGAGTCATATAACCATCTGGTGAGGAAACATGTTTTGCATAAATGACTTGACACTTTTGCTTGACTAACAAACTGGTAATCATCCCTTGCAATCAAAAGCAATCTTGATACAAACCAAGGCCAAGAGATAAAATTCAGTAACCACAGCTATTACCACATAAGCAACCACTTTAGCAGGACATCAGCCAAACTACAGAGATCCCACTAACCAAAGTGAAGTGCACCAAATTGATAAGAATTTTGAAGACAAAATCACGTACCAATCCCTGAAAAAGGACATGTCAAAGCTACTCCACATAATATTTGGAAAAGGTATCCATCAAAAACTCCAACAGTCGAGTAAACACCACCAATTTATGCAGAGACAATAGGAAATACGAATTAACCCTCTAGAAGCCAGTCCTAGAAAAAACAATAGGCAACTGATAAAAATTTCAAACGCTCCATTGGTGTGTTCTGCTTTTAAGCTGAATCTCCTTCTTGTTCTGGAAGCAGGGAGAAAGTCTTTTTCCTTGCTTTTTACCTTTCGTATTCAGAACTGACAATCAGATGAAAAAAATGTGATCTTTGTTGTCTAATAGAACAAACACTAATACCTTAATCACGTCAGTCAAGATTCAATCTGTTTATCACAGTGCTTCTCTAATTGCTCAAGACATCTCTTTTCAACTGAGCAACAAAAGATCATTTAATTCACTTTTTAGTAAAATAGTGAATTCCAGGAACCAAGACAGCACAACAAAATTGTATTCAGAAAGTAGAGGCTGCTACGTGCATCAAATATCTTTGGCCAGTAAGTGCAGAAAGAACCAACTACTTCTAGTACAGAACAGACCAAAAAACACTTCACAAGAATATCCGAAACTAGACCCACCATCTACTCATCCCAAAAATCACCAAACAAAGCACCATATCCAAACAATTTATGAGAGGAAAAAGGCCGGTGTTGCATACCACAAGCTTCATTCTGTGTTTAATCTGTTCTCTCACAAAGCTCGTGCACCAAGAAACATAAGCATAAGAACAAGAAATTCTTCCAACACTTTCATACAAGTACTTGCAGGTATCCCAATAAGAAGCTGATCAGTCAACCACAATCAACAACGAAGCACAAGCAATTTTGGAGGAAAGAATATAGCCTGAAGAAAATTCATATAGGAAGACAAAGCAATGCCAGGAATAAAGGACTCTTAATTCACCTAAATTCACTTGAGCTTTGTCCAGACTGCAAAACAGAAGGGCAAgtaaatttgagagaaaaatagaaggaaaaaagagagcaaCCAGAACTCACTTGTCAGTAAGATCAAAAGCAATATACTTCCTTGTATATGTAAAACCccgaaaaagcaaacataaAACCAATCTTAGCCTATCAAATTCGTAACACTTAAAGGACTCCTGCAAAAATGAGTAAACAAACTCAAACGCTatgttcaaaaaaatttaatctgtGAGATGAATGCGGGGAAAAATCCTCATAAATTGTAGTCTTACTCGATGCAATTATTTATggaactgtaaaaaaaaaaggggaaaaaaaggacaTGGATGAATATCAGTTCAGAAGTTGAACAAAAAACCAGGCATAACCTAAAGAACAGGAAAAAGCTTAGATATGTTGTGAGAAGTTGAAACAGaagattttcattaaaattaattaagacatGAAAACTGAGGAGACAGTACATTGCAAGTTCTTGCGAAATTCCTCAACTTcaaaaacatttgtgatgaacaaaaaaagaaaatatacaaaaaagaaatgatgcAAGGATAAAGTTTATATGTAAAGGAATAACATGTCACGAAAtaggttcaattttttttccataataaGCCTTAGAAAACTCCACTTGACTAATAATTACCCGGCTTCTATTGGTTCATACTTGGCTGATAACACTTGACAGGATCTCTTTGAAAAAAATGCACAAACAGACCTCCATCTGAgagtataaaaaatcaaaatgacaatTAAAGAAGCAGTCGGTGCTTTGCTAGTTGTGAACCCTATCATCATTTGATTGCGAAACAAATAATGTAAATCTTGTAAACACCAGGATAAACAATCAAAGCATGAACGAAAAAGCTGTTGTAGATAATACAAttagcaacaacaacaatcaaaagCCAGAAGAGCACTCCTTGGTGGATCTTGCCTGGTATTCATTTAATTAAGAGAACCCAATAGATCCTACAAAAAATGCAAACAGACTTggactctatttttttaaagagtcaGATTCAAAATggtaattaaaatgcaaaaacaattgTGAACAAATATTTTAGGAATTTGCAGCTTCTGAAAGCAAAATAAGAAAGGAACAAAGTTAGAATTATCTAGCTGGAAAAATTGTGGGAGACAGAAAAGAAGAAACCTCAAAAAAATGCCCAAAGGAGAACTGCTGTAGCAAGTCAAGTGAGAATGATCTCCCATTCGACATTTAAAGAGACGCTACAGAAACAAAGTACAGCTCCTTAACTCTTCAAAGAAGCTAGAATTCTAGAGAAaccaataaaatgattaattgaCTATTTGGTGTCTCGTATAAGTCATCAAAACATCATTAAATTACccatatcataaaataatccATCAGCTGCAGTCCATGTAAATTACTAAATGAtaccctgaaaaaaaaaagtacaaccAAATCTTAAGCTGAAAACTACaattcaaaggaaaaaacacaTGCTGGCACCACAATCAGAGAAAAcgtgaataatataaatagttttaatgtCGCCCACTGTTCACTCTTAgcataaattcattttaaaatgagACAGTAATATGTCAGCTAAAATTGCAAAAAGtaatgataaaagaaagaaaaaagagcaagAAAAAGCATGACTAGAGTGCGGATAAGAGTCAAAAAAGCATCAACAAATTATTCCAGCATGGAACACCCTCCTATTACTGCTAGCTCTATGGAACAAGCAGAAATCACATGGAACAAGGAAAGATAGACCAGACACTCACAATTTTGATgccttgacaaaaaaaaaacaaaaaataggtaCTCCCTAGTTAATTGGAGTCCAAGCATGTTCATTGATAAATTTAGAAAGATACTAGAAAAACTTCCAATTCAAGGTCAAACACCAGTTACATATATGATCTCAGATCAAAATGGAAGTACTTAAGACAGCAAACCAAAAACTTAGTTCACTACAAATTTGCGAGCATCAAACAAAAGACTCGAAAAGTTAAAAATCCCTGCTCCTGAAATAACACACAAACTTAAGACTAAAATATAACAAGCAAGTAACTATATGGAACAATACCTGGCTTAAATCTGGTTCATTCGTTCCTTAACAAACAAGAATAATcatggaaaaacaaataaaggagCTGACATCAGTCATGGTTATGCAGAATCAAGAGCAAAATATGGATTAAAAcgtaaaacaaaattatgagaAACTAAGTGCACTGTTCTTGAAAACAACATCTAGAAACATCtgcacaaaacaaaattaaaattaatgcacTTATAAatgttgagagagagagagttcaaTGAAAAGTGACAGGAGGAATGTCTCAAGAGAAGAAAGAGTATGAAATAATTGCCCCTACTAGTAAAGTGTAGACTTGAAGCTGGTACAGCCAGTAAAAAAACAACTGATGTCAAAATTCCTGGTTCAATTTTTAAGGGCATAAGATCCTCAAGGAacacaactaaaaaaacaaaacctatcTCTATCAAAGAAGTGGAAACTAAGTGAGATGAAAATACAGAGTTAAACGAGGACGGCAGGTTCCAAAGCATCAAGTAATAAAGACACCCATTCTTCAACTTCAAGCTCCTGGAAAGACACCCAATCACTGTCTTAGACTAAGCACTAAAAATGTTAAAGCAAGATGAGAGATAAAAAGATGATAAAGGAAAAGAGGAGGTAATGAATTAAACACTCCCAAAAAGTTGCAGCCCACATGTTCCATGATAAATTGGAGGGTTCCTAGAAAAACGTGTGAGCACATGTCACATACAAGTTATATTTTAGGAAATTAaacttatcaaaaataaattaataaataaaaaagaaacacttgTTTTGATCTAAAATCGGAAGGTAAAGCTGAAAGAAAAGTTTGGAAACACTTGATGTAATCTTGATGCAAACATAACCATCTAGAGAAGTATCTGCACAAAATAAGCAATTGCTGAGTGAGACTGGCAGAAGCTGAAAAGGATATGGAGATAAAAGAGCAAACAAAACAGCTGTATCGGTAATGGAGCTGGTAGAAGGTAAAAATAAACCTCAAACAAAATCCCAACAAGCTTCATTAGAGTAGTTGATAGACTCCTGAAAGCACACATAATTGAACTCAGACTCTAGCTATATAGCAATTATAGATTATATAAGACAGACAAAAAGGAATTAACAGAAACTTAATCACCAATGCATTTTATCAAAAGCATCATTTATACAGATCTTATTGCTCCAAGTCTGTGACCCTGAAAACCAAAGCTTAGAACATGCACCCTAAATCTTCCTAATGCcagaataagaaaattataactAGAATCAAAACTGTAGACTAGGCAATGCATTAAACCTCCCAAGGTAATCCCAGTCTTACATGTTAGTTGAAAATGGCCTGATCCTGGAAAAACATCCAAAACAAAAGGGCAGCGAAAAATCATTGATCAAAATGAGAATCAAAGTTAGTGGTGCTTGGTGCATTACTCTTGAGAACTGATCAGCTGTAGAGTATCAACAAAGAGtgaaaacaaaatgaagctGCCCAAGCAAAGCCAAGTTAATTTTGAACATGTCCACCCAAACATTCCTCACAGAAAAGACCAAAACATACAGCACAGACTATTTtccattcaaaaacaaaaagggtcttggaagacaaaaacaaacagcATCTATTTCAAACCCTACCTCCATTAAAGAAGTAGAAACTGTGTATAGTACAAATAAAGAGACTGCAGGTTCCAAAGCATCACGTAATAAAGACCATTGTTCAAATTCATACTCCTGGAAAAACACATGGTCAGTATCTTAGACTAAACACTCAAAATGTTAAAGGAAGAGATATAcgtagaaaaaggaaaagagtaGGAAATGAGTTGAACACTCCAAAAAAATTGCAGTCCACATATGTTCATTTGATGAATTTGGAGGGAtcctagaagaaaaaaaaaagcacaagcAAAGGTCACAcaagttataaattttaagatttaagaaATGTATGCTTTGATTAAAAACCGGAAGCCAAATCAGAAGGCAAAGTTAGAAAGGCCAACGAAAAATCATTGATCaaaatgagaaatcaaagttaaagATGCTTGGTGCATCACTGTTGAGAACTGATCAATACAGAGCATATGCacagaatcaaaataaattgaagtttcCCAGTAAATGCCAAGTTAATTCCCAGCATACCTGCACAAACACTCCTAACAGCACAGAACAAAACATATAGCACATACTATTTcccattcaaaaacaaaaagagtcaAGGGAGCCACAAAAAAACAGCATCTAACTAAAAGCCTACTTATGATAAAGTAAAAACTGGGTAAAATACAAAGAGACTGTCAGTTCCAAAGCACCATGTAGGACAAATCGTTGTTCAAATTCAGGCTTCTAAAAAGACACAAAGTCAGTATCTTAGACTAAGCACTCAAAATGTTAAAGCAAGGCAGAGATACAAGCAGAAAAAGGAATTTAACACTGCCAAAAATTGCCGTCCATGTATGTTCCTTGATGAATTGGAGGGttcctagaaaaaaaatgaaagcaaaggTCACACACAAGTTATAATTAGGAAATTATACTTGTTGACTAGAATGAAATGGAGAGTTtaagaaacatttttttatctaaaatcagAAGCCAAAGTTAAGAAACACTAGGTGTAATCTTGATGAAAATGTAACCATCTAGAGAAGAATCTGCACAAAATAAGCTATTGGTGAGAGAGAGACAGAGCTGTCAGAAGTTTAAAACGATATGGAGATAAAAGAGCAAACAACAGCTGTATTGGTGAAGTTTGATGGTAGAAGGTAACAATAAAACACCAGACAAAAGCCCAACAAAACTCAACAAGCTTCCCCAGAGAAGTTGATATACTCCTGAAAGCACACACAATTTAACTCATACTCTAGCTGTTTAACAATTATAGATTGTATAacacataaaaaagaattaagagaaCTTTATCTCCAATGCAAGTATCATAAGCATCCTTTACACAGATCTTATTGCTCCAAGTCCGTGACCCTGAAAACCAAAGCTTGGAATAAGCATAATAGGGCGTCCTATTGacacataaatataaacaagCATGGAAATTGAAGAGTAGGCGATGGATCAAACCTCCCAAGGTAATCCTAATCTTACATGTTAGTTGAAAACCATCAGATCATGggaaaaacatacaaaacaaaaggccaatgaaaaattattgatcaaaatgagaaatcaaagttaaagTTAAAGATGCTTGGTGAATTACTGTTGAGAACTGATCAGCTACAGAGCATACGCACaaagtcaaaataaaatgaagctgCCCAAGAAAAGCCAAGTTAATTCCCATCATGCTAACCCAAACTCTCCTAACAACACATAACCAAACATACAGCACATGCTATTTTCCATTCACAAACAAAAATGGTCCTGGGAGCCACAAAAAAACAGCAATCAACTAAGACCCTACCTCCAATAAAGAAGTAGAAACTGGGTAAAATACAAACAAAGAGACTGCCGGTTCCAAAGCATCAATTAAGACAGGCCGTTGTTCGAATTCATACTTCTGTAAACATACAAAGTCAGTATCTTAGACTAAGCACTCGAAATGTTCGGAGCAAGGCAGATACAtgcagaaaaaggaaaagagtaGGAAATGAATTTAACACTCCCGAAAAATTGCTGTCCACATGTTCCTTGATGAATTGGAGGATTCCTAGAAAACAAGCGCAAGCAAAGGTCACACACAAGTTTTAAATTAGGAAATTAAACATGTTGActagaatgaaaaagaaaacttaagAAACCCTTGTTTTGATCTAAAATCAGAAGCCAAATCAGAAGGAAAAGTTAGGAAACACTTGATGTAATCTTTGATAACATAACCATCTAGAGAAGAATCTGCACAAAATAAGCTAttggtgagagagagagagagttgttaGAAGTTGAAAAGGATATAGCTATAAAAGAGCAAACAAAAAAGCTGTATTGGTGAATTTAGTAATGGAGTTGGTAGAAGGTTGTATAAACCACTGCTAAAAGCTCAAGAACCTTCCTCGGAG
Protein-coding sequences here:
- the LOC133692165 gene encoding pterocarpan synthase 1; its protein translation is MLQTGPLKSTFKANIFQRAKKVACMMRCRIILCTAVSLALLTVLLLALISPVPHDKNQSDNSTRPRPRPWLALSLYIQQPQISSSDVQPAVRSEAGAFIFHRKLTEGLENTSRVIGKAQGFIIPIEHFAYSGFNIIYLTFDTPDYSGSLSVQAKHVEHKDREELTVVGGTGSFAFARGLAVFAQTDPQPTDVGGTYHVKLQLQLRFPDRSHSNIPG